A genomic stretch from Leptotrichia sp. HSP-536 includes:
- the aroE gene encoding shikimate dehydrogenase produces MEKYGLLGEKLGHSYSKEIHEIFFELTGKKASYEMIEKETEQLEELMNEIKNGKFNGINVTIPYKLEVIKYLDEVSEIAKKIGAVNTITLKDGKLIGDNSDYFGFLKTLKLNDIDVNGKKVLVLGTGGASKAIYNVLVDSGAENIYLATIIEDDPFNVRTQDRLIHYSAIAGLRGIELIVNCTPVGMYPAVDNCPLEEKNMINVNAVIDIVYNPEETVLMKQYKLRGMKVANGLTMLISQAIKSEEIWHDEEYGTEILEEIHKRLSEKLYK; encoded by the coding sequence ATGGAAAAATATGGATTATTAGGGGAAAAATTGGGACATAGCTATTCAAAGGAGATTCATGAGATTTTTTTTGAACTAACAGGGAAAAAAGCTAGCTACGAGATGATTGAAAAGGAAACTGAGCAGCTTGAGGAATTAATGAACGAGATAAAAAATGGGAAATTTAATGGGATAAATGTTACTATCCCTTATAAATTAGAAGTTATAAAATATTTGGATGAAGTTTCGGAAATTGCTAAGAAAATTGGGGCGGTGAATACGATAACGTTGAAGGATGGGAAATTAATTGGAGATAATTCTGATTATTTTGGGTTTTTGAAAACGCTGAAATTGAATGATATTGACGTGAATGGTAAAAAGGTGCTTGTGCTAGGAACTGGCGGGGCTTCAAAGGCGATTTACAATGTATTAGTTGATAGTGGAGCAGAAAATATTTATCTTGCGACGATTATTGAAGATGATCCGTTTAATGTGAGAACACAGGATAGATTAATTCATTATTCGGCGATTGCTGGACTTAGGGGCATTGAATTAATTGTAAATTGTACTCCAGTTGGAATGTATCCAGCTGTCGATAATTGTCCACTTGAAGAAAAAAATATGATTAATGTCAATGCTGTAATAGATATTGTTTACAATCCTGAAGAAACTGTGCTTATGAAACAATACAAGTTAAGAGGCATGAAAGTGGCAAATGGACTTACAATGCTTATTTCACAGGCAATAAAGTCTGAAGAAATTTGGCATGATGAAGAATATGGTACAGAAATTCTGGAAGAGATACATAAAAGATTATCAGAAAAATTGTATAAATAA
- a CDS encoding DUF4250 domain-containing protein, translating into MINFETKDIMLLYSLINMKLRDEFLDLDDLTNYYGVNKNELLSKFAEVGYEYVESENQFKRV; encoded by the coding sequence ATGATAAATTTTGAAACAAAAGATATAATGCTGCTTTATAGTCTTATAAATATGAAATTACGTGATGAATTTCTAGATCTGGATGATTTGACAAATTATTATGGTGTCAATAAAAATGAACTTTTAAGTAAATTTGCTGAAGTTGGGTATGAGTATGTGGAAAGTGAAAATCAGTTTAAAAGAGTGTAA
- a CDS encoding shikimate kinase, whose amino-acid sequence MKNIVLIGMPACGKSTIGYWLSKKIDYPLFDADKYLEEKENKIISDIFSNEGEEHFRELETKYLVELSEKEGIIISTGGGAVKKKENIDILKRNGIVVFLNREIADIYKENHENRPLLKDINNIQKLYDERIDLYRKYADIIIKNNDNMDVIVDRIIMALKGKL is encoded by the coding sequence ATGAAAAATATTGTATTAATTGGAATGCCTGCCTGCGGGAAAAGTACAATCGGGTATTGGCTTTCAAAAAAAATTGATTATCCACTTTTTGATGCGGATAAGTATTTGGAAGAAAAGGAAAACAAAATTATTTCGGATATTTTTTCAAACGAAGGGGAAGAGCATTTTAGGGAGCTTGAAACAAAATATCTAGTGGAATTGTCGGAAAAAGAAGGAATTATCATTTCGACAGGTGGCGGAGCTGTTAAAAAAAAGGAAAATATTGATATTTTGAAAAGAAATGGAATTGTGGTGTTTTTGAATAGGGAAATTGCCGATATTTATAAGGAAAATCACGAAAATCGCCCACTTTTGAAGGATATTAACAACATTCAGAAATTGTATGATGAAAGAATAGATTTGTACAGAAAGTATGCGGATATTATTATAAAAAATAATGATAACATGGATGTAATTGTGGATAGGATAATTATGGCTTTGAAGGGGAAACTTTAG